One part of the Sphingopyxis sp. TUF1 genome encodes these proteins:
- the glyS gene encoding glycine--tRNA ligase subunit beta, whose protein sequence is MTDFLLELRSEEIPARMQAGARAELDKLFRTQMAAAGIEVGDLTIWSTPRRLALIARGLPQATAAVSEELKGPRTSAPPQALEGFLRKTGLTQDQLEDRDGVYFAVIDKPGRATAEVLAEAIPAIVRAFAWPKSMRWGKESASSESLRWVRPLSGIVAIFGEELVPCEIGGIASGFATRGHRFHCPGEITIGSAADYAEKLRACHVIVDHEERQAIIRDGAAKAAADAGMTLVEDEGLVIENAGLTEWPVPLLGRFDEAFLEVPPEVIQLTTRVNQKYFVVNGADGKLANGFVCTANIDARDGGAEIVAGNRKVLAARLSDARFFWEQDQKKTLAQHAEKLANITFHEKLGTVADKVERVAKLARWLIEEGIIMPSSVPAQAGTQSGDAPTSADKRSGPPPSRGITDVSREELADQAELAARLAKADLVTEMVGEFPELQGLMGGYYARAEGLPDAVADAIRDHYKPVGQGDDVPSAPATVAVALADKLDTIAAGFFAIDEKPSGSRDPFALRRAALGIIRLMIQNDLRFGILAAVHAAFDGLTSWPNDYRYLGWDSTPDGGIVPEFTRVRSGQLSLVEDRRLSIVRPAKKDALENDIVRKVELLSLAEVKRDVLSFLADRLKVQQREAGVRHDLIDAVFALGGEDDLVRLLARVKALQAFMATEEGANLLAGYKRAANILKQADVNVAPAKAGAAGGSAPNTAAPAFARATDVDAALVTALDAAEPAASAAVAEERFTDAMAALASLRAPIDAFFDGVMVNDPDEAVRAYRLGLLARFTGAVHGVADFSKIEG, encoded by the coding sequence GTGACCGATTTCCTTCTCGAGCTGCGCAGCGAGGAAATCCCGGCGCGGATGCAGGCGGGTGCGCGCGCCGAACTCGACAAGCTGTTCCGCACGCAGATGGCGGCCGCAGGGATAGAGGTCGGCGACCTCACCATCTGGTCGACGCCGCGCCGTCTCGCGCTGATCGCCAGGGGCCTTCCGCAAGCGACCGCCGCGGTCAGCGAAGAGCTTAAAGGCCCGCGCACCAGCGCGCCGCCGCAGGCGCTCGAAGGCTTCCTCCGCAAGACCGGCCTGACGCAGGATCAACTCGAAGACCGCGACGGCGTCTACTTCGCCGTCATCGACAAACCCGGCCGCGCGACCGCCGAGGTGCTCGCCGAGGCGATCCCCGCGATCGTCCGCGCCTTCGCCTGGCCGAAATCGATGCGCTGGGGCAAGGAAAGCGCGAGCAGCGAAAGCCTGCGCTGGGTGCGCCCACTGTCGGGTATCGTCGCGATTTTCGGCGAGGAACTGGTGCCGTGCGAGATCGGCGGCATCGCGAGCGGTTTCGCGACGCGCGGCCATCGCTTCCACTGCCCGGGCGAGATCACGATCGGCTCGGCGGCGGACTACGCCGAGAAGCTCCGCGCGTGCCACGTCATCGTCGACCATGAAGAACGCCAGGCGATCATCCGCGACGGCGCTGCCAAGGCCGCGGCCGATGCCGGGATGACCCTGGTCGAGGACGAGGGGCTGGTGATCGAGAATGCGGGCCTCACCGAATGGCCGGTGCCGTTGCTCGGCCGCTTCGACGAAGCGTTTCTGGAGGTGCCGCCCGAGGTCATCCAGCTCACGACACGCGTGAACCAGAAATATTTCGTAGTGAACGGCGCTGACGGCAAGCTCGCCAACGGCTTCGTCTGCACCGCAAACATTGACGCGAGGGATGGCGGCGCCGAGATCGTCGCGGGCAACCGCAAGGTGCTGGCCGCGAGGTTGTCGGATGCGCGTTTCTTTTGGGAGCAGGACCAGAAGAAGACGCTCGCGCAGCACGCCGAAAAGCTCGCGAACATCACCTTCCACGAAAAGCTGGGCACCGTCGCCGACAAGGTCGAACGCGTCGCGAAGCTCGCGCGCTGGCTAATCGAAGAAGGCATCATTATGCCTTCGAGTGTTCCCGCGCAGGCGGGAACCCAGAGCGGAGATGCGCCCACATCAGCGGATAAACGCTCTGGACCCCCGCCTTCGCGGGGGATCACGGATGTGTCTCGCGAGGAATTGGCCGATCAGGCCGAACTCGCGGCACGCTTGGCGAAGGCCGACCTCGTCACCGAAATGGTCGGCGAATTCCCCGAACTGCAAGGCCTGATGGGCGGCTATTACGCCCGCGCCGAAGGCCTCCCCGATGCCGTCGCCGACGCGATCCGCGACCATTACAAGCCGGTAGGGCAGGGCGATGATGTCCCGTCCGCTCCGGCGACGGTGGCCGTGGCGCTGGCGGATAAATTGGATACAATCGCAGCGGGCTTCTTCGCCATTGATGAGAAGCCCTCCGGATCACGCGACCCATTCGCTTTGAGGCGAGCGGCCTTGGGTATCATTCGGCTAATGATCCAAAACGATTTGCGTTTTGGAATTTTGGCCGCTGTACATGCCGCCTTTGATGGTCTCACAAGCTGGCCCAATGATTACCGTTATTTAGGCTGGGATAGCACTCCCGACGGCGGAATAGTGCCGGAATTCACTCGAGTGCGATCCGGGCAGCTATCTCTCGTGGAAGATCGTCGTCTATCGATCGTGCGTCCCGCGAAGAAGGATGCTCTGGAAAACGACATTGTTCGAAAAGTGGAGCTATTGTCTCTCGCTGAAGTCAAGCGGGACGTACTTTCTTTCCTCGCAGACCGCCTCAAGGTCCAGCAGCGCGAAGCCGGCGTTCGCCACGACCTGATCGACGCGGTGTTCGCGCTCGGCGGCGAGGATGATCTTGTTCGCCTGCTCGCTCGCGTCAAAGCTTTGCAGGCGTTCATGGCGACCGAGGAAGGCGCCAATCTGCTCGCGGGCTACAAGCGCGCGGCGAATATCCTGAAGCAGGCGGATGTAAACGTCGCCCCCGCGAAGGCGGGGGCCGCTGGGGGTAGTGCGCCGAACACAGCGGCTCCCGCCTTCGCGAGGGCGACGGATGTGGATGCCGCCCTCGTCACGGCGCTCGATGCCGCTGAACCCGCGGCCTCCGCCGCCGTTGCCGAAGAACGCTTCACCGACGCCATGGCCGCGCTTGCCTCGCTTCGCGCGCCGATCGATGCCTTTTTCGACGGCGTGATGGTCAACGATCCCGACGAAGCGGTTCGCGCCTATCGCCTCGGCTTGCTCGCCCGATTTACCGGCGCGGTGCACGGCGTCGCCGATTTCTCGAAGATCGAGGGGTAA
- a CDS encoding glycine--tRNA ligase subunit alpha, whose product MILTLHAYWSARGCAILQPYDMRVGAGTFHPATTLRSLGPEPWNVAYVQPSRRPTDGRYGENPNRLQHYYQYQVILKPSPADLQEQYLGSLAAIGIDPLLHDIRFVEDDWESPTLGAWGLGWEVWCDGMEVTQFTYFQQMGGFDCKPVAGELTYGLERLAMYIQNVDNVYDLRFSDPVGDVPGVSYGDVFLENERQFSKWNFEVADTDSLFAGFKAAEAECNRAIEANVPLAAYDQAIEASHLFNLLQARGVISVQERANYMARVRDLAKGSCKAWIDSQSENWTAKYPGWTL is encoded by the coding sequence ATGATCCTGACGCTCCACGCCTATTGGAGCGCGCGAGGCTGTGCGATCTTGCAGCCCTATGACATGCGCGTCGGGGCAGGGACCTTTCACCCCGCGACGACCTTGCGCAGCCTCGGTCCCGAGCCGTGGAACGTCGCCTATGTCCAGCCGAGCCGCCGTCCGACCGACGGCCGCTATGGCGAGAACCCGAACCGCCTCCAGCATTATTACCAGTATCAGGTGATCCTGAAGCCCTCGCCCGCCGACCTGCAGGAACAATATCTGGGCAGCCTCGCCGCGATCGGCATCGACCCGCTGCTCCACGACATCCGCTTCGTCGAGGACGATTGGGAATCGCCGACACTCGGCGCGTGGGGACTGGGCTGGGAGGTCTGGTGCGACGGTATGGAAGTTACCCAGTTCACCTACTTTCAGCAAATGGGCGGCTTCGACTGCAAGCCCGTCGCGGGCGAGCTCACCTACGGGCTCGAACGCCTCGCCATGTATATCCAGAATGTCGACAATGTGTACGACCTCCGCTTCTCCGACCCCGTCGGCGACGTGCCGGGGGTGAGCTATGGCGACGTCTTTCTGGAAAACGAACGCCAGTTCTCGAAATGGAATTTCGAGGTTGCCGACACCGACAGCCTGTTCGCGGGCTTCAAGGCCGCCGAGGCTGAATGCAACCGCGCGATTGAAGCGAACGTGCCGCTCGCAGCCTATGATCAGGCGATCGAGGCGAGCCATTTGTTCAACCTGCTCCAGGCGCGCGGGGTGATCAGCGTGCAGGAACGCGCCAATTACATGGCGCGCGTCCGCGACCTCGCGAAGGGCAGCTGCAAGGCTTGGATCGACAGCCAGTCGGAGAACTGGACCGCGAAATATCCGGGGTGGACGCTGTGA
- a CDS encoding helix-turn-helix transcriptional regulator, with translation MNNQLKVLRAMRNWSQAELADRLDVSRQAVNAIETGKYDPSLPLAFKLARLFDMPIEEIFDDSHKGHDDGE, from the coding sequence ATGAACAACCAGCTGAAGGTGCTGCGCGCGATGCGAAACTGGAGCCAGGCGGAACTTGCCGACCGGCTGGATGTGTCGCGCCAGGCGGTGAATGCGATCGAAACGGGCAAATATGACCCCTCGCTCCCGCTCGCTTTCAAGCTGGCGCGGCTGTTCGACATGCCGATCGAGGAGATTTTCGACGATAGCCACAAAGGACATGACGATGGCGAATGA
- a CDS encoding TraB/GumN family protein yields the protein MKNWFKTLATTCAIIPLAQCALIPGGNIASAAEPAPTAAAPAAAAPATTDADPALWVVKDEDTTIYLFGTVHVLKPGLSWFDEAVKEAFDKSDQLMLELVLPDDQAEVAQTMMPLAIDQSGTTLSSRLDAEELKAYQAAMASVGLPPAQFDMFEPWFPAITLSVLPLTKLGYDPEQGAEKQLTRLAKASGKPVAGFETLGEQLGFFDVLPETQQIAFLNSVVKDLDKLGPMLDKMVVLWAKGDPDGLAVAMNESLAATPELAQTLLYDRNARWADKLKARMEQPGTVFVAVGAGHLAGEKSVQDYLKDRGLTAERVDY from the coding sequence ATGAAAAACTGGTTCAAGACGCTCGCCACGACCTGCGCGATCATTCCGCTGGCGCAGTGCGCGCTGATCCCCGGCGGCAATATCGCCTCGGCCGCCGAGCCTGCCCCCACGGCCGCCGCCCCGGCCGCTGCGGCGCCCGCGACGACCGACGCCGACCCCGCGCTGTGGGTCGTCAAGGACGAGGACACGACCATCTATCTGTTCGGCACCGTCCATGTGCTGAAACCCGGCCTCAGCTGGTTCGACGAGGCGGTGAAGGAAGCGTTCGACAAGTCCGATCAGCTGATGCTCGAACTCGTCCTGCCCGACGACCAGGCCGAAGTCGCCCAGACGATGATGCCCCTCGCCATCGACCAAAGCGGCACGACATTGTCGTCGCGGCTCGATGCCGAGGAGCTGAAAGCCTATCAGGCGGCGATGGCCAGCGTCGGCCTGCCCCCCGCGCAGTTCGACATGTTCGAACCCTGGTTTCCCGCGATCACCCTGTCGGTCCTGCCGCTCACCAAATTGGGCTATGACCCCGAACAGGGCGCCGAAAAGCAGCTGACGCGCTTGGCCAAAGCGAGCGGCAAGCCCGTCGCGGGGTTTGAGACGCTGGGCGAACAGCTGGGATTCTTTGACGTGCTGCCCGAAACGCAGCAGATCGCCTTCCTCAATTCGGTGGTGAAGGATCTCGACAAGCTGGGGCCGATGCTCGACAAGATGGTTGTGCTGTGGGCGAAGGGCGATCCCGACGGGCTGGCGGTCGCGATGAACGAAAGCCTCGCCGCGACGCCCGAACTCGCGCAAACGCTGCTTTATGATCGCAACGCGCGCTGGGCGGACAAGCTGAAGGCGCGGATGGAACAGCCGGGCACGGTGTTCGTCGCGGTCGGCGCGGGGCATCTGGCGGGCGAAAAGAGCGTGCAGGATTATCTGAAAGACCGCGGCCTGACCGCCGAGCGGGTCGACTATTGA
- a CDS encoding TraB/GumN family protein produces the protein MLAACSPAQPETKARPAMWLAEDADTRIYILGSMHALPRGTDWDDGAVGAAIAAADALVMELSPAELDAAAEAFRDLAPRETPLAINARLTGKALMGYRALEASGRGLNGDGFDDWAVMVLIGQRVAQNADLSPDAGVEARLTERFAAAGKPISGLERAREQLMLFERLDPATQRMLLVRAAEEADKATRDVLALTAAWSRGDVAALEKVINEDIDTVPAARKAIITDRNRRWAAWAAQRMERPGTVLMAVGAGHLVGAEGVPALLEARGVRMRRVQ, from the coding sequence GTGCTCGCGGCGTGCAGCCCCGCCCAACCGGAAACCAAGGCGCGCCCGGCGATGTGGCTGGCCGAGGATGCCGACACGCGCATCTATATATTGGGATCGATGCATGCGCTGCCGCGCGGCACCGACTGGGATGACGGCGCGGTCGGGGCTGCAATCGCAGCCGCCGACGCGCTGGTGATGGAATTGTCGCCCGCCGAGCTGGACGCGGCGGCCGAGGCGTTCCGTGACCTGGCGCCGCGCGAGACGCCGCTGGCGATCAACGCGCGGCTGACGGGCAAGGCGCTGATGGGATACCGCGCGCTGGAGGCGAGCGGACGGGGGCTGAACGGCGACGGGTTCGACGACTGGGCGGTGATGGTGCTGATCGGCCAGCGCGTCGCGCAAAATGCGGACCTGTCGCCCGACGCCGGCGTCGAGGCGCGGCTGACCGAGCGGTTCGCGGCGGCGGGCAAGCCGATCAGCGGGCTGGAACGCGCGCGCGAACAGCTGATGCTGTTCGAGAGGCTCGACCCGGCGACGCAGCGCATGTTGCTGGTCCGCGCGGCCGAGGAGGCCGATAAGGCGACGCGCGACGTGCTGGCGCTGACCGCGGCGTGGAGCCGCGGCGACGTCGCGGCGCTGGAAAAGGTGATCAACGAGGACATCGATACGGTCCCCGCCGCGCGCAAGGCGATCATCACCGACCGCAACCGCCGCTGGGCCGCCTGGGCGGCTCAGCGGATGGAGCGGCCGGGCACCGTGCTGATGGCGGTCGGCGCGGGGCATCTGGTCGGCGCCGAGGGGGTTCCGGCGCTGCTGGAAGCGCGAGGCGTGCGGATGCGGCGGGTGCAGTAG
- a CDS encoding energy transducer TonB yields MLSWFFFAAAAVVEVSHPIKAEPKGSPANWVRAADLPKIDGRAATTTFDLTIDQAGHAVHCAVIIASGYDQLDTAVCAALIKRARFKPAKDIDGTAMAFVYRDRVVWRPKAYGSNSWFKSPDIVISTPAISNQFRKIAEILVVVDKTGDINNCFVIDSVQNGALDALACSAGKDPKISLPIMDAQGSPLRGVRSLYVGFEPGVAENRYIQ; encoded by the coding sequence ATGCTCTCTTGGTTTTTCTTCGCAGCCGCAGCCGTAGTTGAAGTGTCGCACCCGATTAAGGCCGAGCCTAAAGGCAGTCCTGCAAATTGGGTTCGGGCCGCAGACCTTCCTAAAATTGATGGGCGGGCCGCGACGACGACCTTTGATTTAACAATTGATCAGGCAGGGCACGCCGTCCATTGCGCCGTAATTATCGCGAGCGGCTACGATCAGCTGGACACGGCAGTTTGCGCTGCGTTGATAAAAAGGGCACGCTTCAAACCGGCGAAAGATATTGATGGTACGGCAATGGCATTCGTCTACCGGGACCGTGTCGTGTGGCGGCCCAAGGCATATGGTAGTAATAGCTGGTTTAAGAGTCCGGACATCGTAATCTCGACGCCAGCGATTTCTAATCAATTTAGGAAGATAGCGGAGATCTTAGTCGTCGTAGATAAAACCGGCGACATTAACAATTGTTTCGTGATCGATAGCGTTCAAAATGGAGCTCTTGACGCATTAGCTTGTTCAGCCGGAAAAGACCCAAAGATTTCATTGCCAATTATGGATGCTCAAGGCTCACCACTCCGGGGAGTTAGATCCTTGTATGTTGGATTTGAACCGGGTGTCGCTGAGAATCGGTATATACAATAA
- a CDS encoding ArsR/SmtB family transcription factor: MKDGPDIARIANLIGDPARANMLTALMAGKALTASELANEAGVTQQTASSHLRKLEEGRLISPRKQGRHRYFALADERIARSLEALMDLAQSTGHIRTRTGPRDARLREARVCYNHLAGQMATRLYDHMIGRGYLKLSVGGLALTTAGESFARSLGIDIGELSGKRGRFCRECLDWSERRSHLAGSLGRAILTQIIDHGWAERDANSRAILFSSKGRAEFERMMAA, encoded by the coding sequence ATGAAAGACGGCCCCGACATCGCGCGTATCGCCAATCTGATCGGCGACCCCGCACGCGCCAACATGCTGACCGCGCTGATGGCGGGCAAAGCGCTGACGGCGAGCGAACTCGCCAACGAAGCCGGGGTGACGCAGCAAACCGCCAGCTCGCACCTGCGCAAGCTGGAGGAAGGCCGGCTCATATCGCCGCGCAAGCAGGGGCGGCACCGCTATTTCGCGCTGGCGGACGAACGCATTGCCCGATCGCTCGAAGCGCTGATGGACCTTGCGCAAAGCACCGGTCATATCCGCACCCGGACCGGCCCCAGGGACGCGCGGCTGCGCGAAGCGCGCGTTTGCTACAATCATCTGGCGGGGCAAATGGCGACGCGCCTCTATGATCATATGATCGGGCGCGGCTATCTCAAGCTTTCGGTGGGCGGGCTCGCGCTGACGACGGCTGGCGAATCCTTCGCCCGGTCGCTCGGGATCGACATTGGCGAATTGTCGGGCAAGCGCGGACGTTTCTGCCGCGAATGCCTCGACTGGAGCGAACGCCGATCGCATCTGGCGGGCAGCCTGGGACGCGCGATCCTGACGCAGATCATCGACCACGGCTGGGCCGAACGCGACGCGAATTCGCGCGCAATCCTGTTTTCGTCGAAGGGGCGTGCGGAGTTCGAACGGATGATGGCCGCATAG
- a CDS encoding NIPSNAP family protein, giving the protein MLTCIIRYHIDPTKKDQFVRYAENWGQAIPRCGADLIGYFAPHEGSSTLAYGIYNIPSLAEYEAYRARLADDPLGRENYEFAQREKFLLREDRTFLKLASAPHGVRS; this is encoded by the coding sequence ATGCTTACGTGCATCATCCGTTATCACATCGACCCGACCAAAAAAGATCAGTTCGTCCGCTATGCCGAAAATTGGGGGCAGGCGATCCCGCGCTGCGGCGCCGACCTGATCGGCTATTTCGCGCCGCACGAGGGGTCGAGCACGCTCGCCTATGGCATCTATAATATTCCGAGCCTTGCCGAATATGAGGCGTATCGCGCGCGGTTGGCCGACGATCCGCTGGGGCGCGAAAATTATGAATTCGCCCAGCGCGAGAAATTCCTGCTCCGCGAGGATCGAACCTTTTTGAAACTGGCGTCCGCGCCGCATGGGGTCCGGTCGTGA
- a CDS encoding antibiotic biosynthesis monooxygenase family protein, which translates to MIAVIFEVEPAPGQQDRYLDTAAALRPLLDEIDGFVSVERFQSLSHPGKLVSLSFFEDEDAVRRWRENTSHRAAQAAAQQGVFAHYRLRIAHVLRDYSMTDREQAPIDSFQRDH; encoded by the coding sequence GTGATCGCGGTGATCTTTGAGGTCGAGCCAGCGCCCGGCCAGCAGGACCGCTATCTCGACACGGCGGCGGCGCTGCGCCCGTTGCTCGACGAGATCGACGGATTCGTCTCGGTCGAACGGTTCCAGAGTCTGTCGCACCCCGGCAAGCTGGTATCGCTGTCCTTCTTTGAGGACGAAGATGCCGTCCGGCGCTGGCGTGAAAACACCAGCCATCGCGCCGCACAAGCCGCGGCGCAGCAGGGCGTGTTTGCGCATTATCGCTTGCGGATCGCACATGTCCTGCGCGACTATTCGATGACCGATCGCGAGCAGGCGCCGATCGACAGCTTTCAGCGCGACCATTAA
- a CDS encoding 50S ribosomal protein L25/general stress protein Ctc — protein sequence MSDQLTLTAETRERGGKGASRELRREGRVPAVVYGGKEEPLMIHVEEKLLMKQLMTGHFMNSVVMIEVGGKQIRTLPKDVAFHPVKDRPIHADFLRIAKDATVQVAVPVVFQNEEASPGLKRGGVLNIVRHELELVCDADKIPDEIAIDVTGFDVGDSIHISNVTLPKGVASAITDRDFTIATIVAPSALKSSDGDTTKDDGEDAAEGGDEA from the coding sequence ATGAGCGATCAGCTGACGCTGACGGCCGAGACGCGCGAACGCGGAGGCAAGGGAGCCTCGCGTGAACTGCGTCGTGAAGGCCGCGTCCCCGCCGTCGTCTATGGCGGCAAAGAAGAACCCCTGATGATCCATGTCGAAGAAAAGCTGCTGATGAAGCAGCTGATGACGGGTCACTTCATGAACTCGGTCGTGATGATCGAGGTTGGCGGCAAGCAGATCCGCACGCTGCCCAAGGACGTCGCGTTCCACCCGGTCAAGGATCGTCCGATCCACGCCGACTTCCTGCGCATCGCCAAGGACGCCACCGTCCAGGTCGCCGTGCCGGTCGTGTTCCAGAACGAAGAAGCATCGCCCGGCCTGAAGCGCGGCGGCGTGCTGAACATCGTTCGTCACGAGCTGGAACTCGTCTGCGACGCGGACAAGATTCCCGACGAGATCGCGATCGACGTGACCGGTTTCGATGTCGGCGATTCGATCCACATCAGCAACGTCACCCTGCCGAAGGGCGTTGCGAGCGCGATCACCGACCGCGACTTCACGATCGCCACCATCGTCGCCCCGTCGGCGCTCAAGTCGAGCGACGGCGACACGACGAAGGATGACGGCGAGGACGCTGCCGAGGGCGGCGACGAAGCCTAA
- the pth gene encoding aminoacyl-tRNA hydrolase, translating to MQLWVGLGNPGPKYAMHRHNVGFMAADVIAEIHNFPPPVKKFQGWIQDGRIGAERILLLKPGTFMNESGRSVRAALDFYKLTAADVTVFYDELDLAPMKVKVKRGGGAAGHNGIRSMIQHIGDDFRRIRIGIGHPGHKDRVTGHVLGNYHKSEMEPLIDLLGAIAAEAEWLAKGDDVRFQSDLALRLQG from the coding sequence ATGCAGCTCTGGGTCGGCCTTGGCAATCCGGGCCCCAAATATGCGATGCACCGCCACAATGTCGGCTTCATGGCCGCCGACGTCATCGCCGAAATCCATAATTTTCCGCCGCCTGTGAAGAAATTCCAGGGCTGGATTCAGGACGGGCGCATCGGCGCGGAACGCATCCTGCTGCTCAAACCCGGCACCTTCATGAACGAAAGCGGCCGCAGCGTGCGCGCGGCGCTCGATTTCTACAAATTGACCGCCGCCGACGTCACCGTCTTTTACGACGAGCTCGACCTTGCGCCGATGAAGGTGAAGGTGAAGCGCGGCGGCGGCGCGGCGGGGCATAATGGCATCCGGTCGATGATCCAGCATATCGGCGACGATTTCCGCCGCATCCGCATCGGCATCGGCCATCCGGGGCACAAGGACCGCGTGACCGGCCATGTGCTCGGCAATTATCACAAGAGCGAGATGGAGCCGCTGATCGACCTGCTCGGCGCGATCGCCGCGGAGGCGGAATGGCTGGCCAAGGGCGATGATGTGCGGTTCCAGAGCGATCTGGCGCTGCGCTTGCAGGGGTGA
- a CDS encoding SDR family oxidoreductase, with protein MTNRHTPNRREMLAGAAALSAAPALLHAATPAADPSLKGRTVLITGCSSGFGRVGALHYARLGAKVIATMRGLPRPEAESLAAEAAKEKLDLHIVEIDVTNDASVASGTAKALDIAGGRIDTLVNNAGVGITGPVEVQDMEATALIFDTNVFGIQRMLRALLPQMRAAKGGQIFNISSQLGRVIVPGGGHYSATKFAVEALSEQMAYELVPHGIDVTVIQPGGYPTKVWVNRNAYTGALKARSDAALLDAYAPFTRGMGTEDGSGRSADPADVPRAIAEIMAMPAGKRPLRRAVHPGAKPQEAINRVSAEVQVAWLGGSPALGPLVKAVHD; from the coding sequence ATGACCAACCGCCACACCCCCAATCGCCGCGAGATGCTTGCCGGTGCCGCCGCGCTGTCCGCCGCCCCTGCCCTGCTGCACGCCGCGACGCCCGCCGCTGATCCGTCGCTGAAAGGCCGCACCGTGCTGATCACCGGCTGTTCGAGCGGGTTCGGACGCGTCGGCGCGCTGCATTATGCGCGGCTCGGCGCGAAGGTGATCGCAACGATGCGCGGATTGCCGCGGCCCGAAGCCGAAAGCCTGGCCGCCGAGGCGGCAAAGGAAAAGCTCGACCTGCATATCGTCGAGATCGACGTGACGAACGACGCGTCGGTCGCGAGCGGGACCGCCAAGGCGCTCGACATCGCGGGCGGGCGGATCGACACGCTGGTGAATAACGCCGGGGTCGGCATCACCGGGCCGGTCGAGGTGCAGGATATGGAGGCCACCGCGCTGATCTTCGACACCAATGTCTTTGGCATCCAGCGGATGCTGCGCGCGCTCCTGCCGCAGATGCGCGCCGCGAAGGGCGGGCAGATCTTCAACATCTCCTCGCAGCTCGGCCGCGTCATCGTGCCGGGCGGCGGCCATTATTCGGCGACGAAATTCGCGGTCGAGGCCTTGTCCGAGCAGATGGCCTATGAACTCGTCCCGCACGGCATCGACGTGACGGTGATCCAGCCGGGCGGCTATCCGACGAAAGTGTGGGTCAACCGCAACGCCTACACCGGCGCGCTGAAAGCGCGGAGCGACGCGGCGCTGCTCGATGCCTATGCGCCGTTCACGCGCGGCATGGGGACCGAAGACGGCAGCGGGCGCAGCGCCGACCCCGCCGACGTGCCGCGCGCGATTGCCGAGATCATGGCGATGCCCGCGGGCAAGCGCCCGCTGCGCCGCGCGGTGCATCCGGGGGCGAAGCCGCAGGAAGCGATCAACCGCGTGTCGGCCGAGGTGCAGGTCGCGTGGCTCGGCGGATCGCCGGCACTCGGCCCGCTGGTCAAGGCGGTGCACGACTGA